AGCTCCGATTGTTGATTCCTTTAAACAATCAGTTATCACCAattcaccatcatcatcatcatcaaaattaCTCAATAACAATCGCCAAACTAGAAAAGAAACGAAAAACAGAAGTCGACAAACTCTCGAAAGTGAAATACTGCATGCGTATAGAATTACTTGAAATTCGTAAAATTGGCCCTTCACGAATCGCACTACTAAGCTCGATTTCCCAGCTCCCATGTCGCCCAATAATACCTGATGATCAAATCCAAAATTTAGGGGAAAATGAAACCAAAAGCAATACCATTCCGATGAAAATCCGTACACATAGTGTTTGTTCAATACATGTAACTGGACTTACGAGTTTAGCATTGAAATTAGTGTGACCGCTCGACGCCATTAGAGAAGTGTAATTAGGACtctgtttattattatttcttcgTGAAATTGGGGGATTTGGGGGTTTGAAAGAGAAGAGAATAGAGAAGAGAAAAGAGACGCGACGATGACAAGACAGAGTGGGAGCCGAGGGAGAAAAGCGGAGAATTGAAGAAGAGGCCACCGCTTCCCAGACTAAaggacaaaattattattattattattattattattattattattattatttttgcattCAGTTTGTGCGATAAACAAAGGTCTAGTGTCATCCTTTGAGATACTCTATCAGATCAGGGCGATCCTTAGAGTTGAGATTcaacttttttaatttaaatggaCAGCTTAACTGGTTGGGTGAAGTTTGGAAGAAGAAACCAGGAATCGGGTCTCACCAGCTACTCCTAATAAGGTCTAGCTTCAGTGTTCAGCGAACCGGGACGTGAAAAATTCTTGAAATTGGGGATTCAACATATTTATTGATATATGGACCCTTAGAAAAAGTTGGCTAAAattgatttatcttttttttttttgtaatttatggactaatatatgaatattttatgCAGATTTTGGTGagcttttataattttaaaaatataaataaacaaataatatatttcccACTGCTAAAACGTGTAGCGCGCGactatacaaataaaataaatgcacGGCCTTTGGCACCACAATTGTATGTGGGCCCAATTATTAACTACATATTTACACAACCCACTTCATTAGATTGcatttgtttgataaaatgttttattaaaaaatcattttttgaatattagTACAGTAGCTGACAATTAATTATAAACTTCTAGATGTTATcagttaatttttaatttttagttgttattgtatatttaaGTATTAGTATGcatatatttgataaattaattattagtcaTAAGTCTGGTTATATCttctttctaatttttctttttctagttTTAATCTTTAACGTGTttatataaacttttttttaataacctcTCTGTTTAATTAAATGGCGCACaatgttgtttaaaaaaaaaaaagacaatgtCAAATTTAATAGACCAGGTTTATGGCAGGAATGGGTCATTTTacaatgattttatattttattctctATTGTGTTGATTTGTTGacattttttctatatttattttttcgtAATTGACCACtatgaattatttttcaattcacgtaattgaatattttccttgtaaaatataatcattttataattaattgaataaataGTCACTCTTTAAACTTTTGAACCGCACCTATCGATCACTTGACCAGCCACGGTGCGTGCCCATTGACCCAATCTCACCAACAGACTTACTGACTATTTTTGTAATTAGtatgaaatcccaaaataacATTGTCAGATCATCATACAAAAAATgggttttaagttttaattcaCTTTTAAAACCTTTTAACCAAATTTGCCTTTCCTAAAatccaataaattaaaatgcaaaTTATTGAGCTCACCCTTTTCCTTCCCCTTGAGGTGGGGGAAGGACAGAGAGCTTCTCCTTCACTCATCTTGATAACCATGAAAATACAATTAAAGAAAATACTTTTATACAACACTAAAAGGATTCTTAATCCAGCAAACATTTTCCGAATCAGTGCATTACCTTCAAGAACACTTCTAAAGAGTACATACTTATTCATtgattaagaaagaaaaacaaagacaaCTCACATCCTAGAGATCTGGAGAGGAACAACAGCAGCAGCTTCAAGAAATTCCTCCCTGGAGGAAACAAGCTGTATCATTTCCAGACTACCAAGTTTCTTGATGAGATGGTGGCGACAATTTTCAGCAGCCAGAACTCCAGCAGAATAGGCACCGTGCACGGATCCTTGATGATCCATGCTAACTGCTTCGCCTCCAAAGAAAAGATTCCCTATGGGTGCTCGGAGCTTATCATATATGTCCATTGGCTTGCCAACTGCGTCGTATGAATAGCACCCAAGGATGTCAGGATCTGTTCCCCAGCGTGACACGAGGTACTGGACCTGGAGACAAAACCAAGCCAAACTATCCATCAATCTGACCGTCACAGATATCGTGGAGAGATGCAACAATCAGACAACTAAGGAATTTAGGAAATTGGAAGAAAATCTACAAGATGCTAAGTGCAGAATAAAAGCAAAACTTACAGGGTTGGTAGCATTAGGAAACATTTTCTTCAGCTGCAACATTACAAAATCAACTAAAGCCTCATCTGATAGCTTCTCAAGGTCATCCGCGAGGCTTCCTGCAGCCATATAGACGAGAACAGGATTGCCTGTAGCCTTGTGGAGATTGAGAAAATAACCACATGCGTAAGAAGTGGATGCAACTACACCTAATAATTCCACATTTGGCCAAAAGACATTGTCAAACTGCAATGCAATCTTATTCTCATTGCCTACACCAAGATCTGTTATTGCAGAAACCTTCCATTCAGGCAATTTTGGCTCAAATTCAATCAAGTTTGCTTTGAGAACCCCAATGGGTACGGTTACAATAGCAGCATCAGCAACGAAAATTCTTCCATCCTCAACCGTGACCATCACCTTATTATAGCCATTTGTAATCCTTTTAACCCTAGTCATAATTGAAACCACAAAGATAAATTGCTGAAACTCACTGGAAAGTCAACATCGTAAATTATAAAAtctcaaaataagttataatTCCCTTTTATCTTCCTTTGGGGATGTAAAGGATAGAGGATTTCAAACTCCATTATCAAAAGTCATACAAACAGATTAAGGAAAAAGGGTAAAAACACTAAATAAGGAAAACAAAACTTATCAAGCAAGGTACAATCATAGAAAATTAGAGCAGAAGGTCTGGGCATgctacatttttaataatatttccACATGAGTggttttttcaaataaaataaaataaaataaaataaaatctgaaCTTCTTTGATAAGCAACTTGGAAATTTGACTACATATAGAAGATGGTtaagaaatgaaatataatgATAATAGCTTGATTGAAGTTGGGATATGTCACAGCATATAAGTTTATTAATGCAAAATGTTATAGGAACAAGACCTTTTTGCTTTAGTCTTTCAGATTTGTGCCAAACGGCAGCAAAGATGACTACCACAAAGGATATAATTACTCCAAAATCATGTTTAGCAAATTGCAAGCTTACCTATGATTCAATCGTATATCAATATCTTTTGCCAATGCCTTCATCAGGGGATAATAGCCTTGCACCATTAGTCCATGACCACCAGAAAGTACTTGTTCCTGCACAAGGAGAACTAACCCAGTTACATGAGCTCTAATGCAGGATGAAAAGTACATAAGTAAGCATCTTCAAATGATTTAACAGTTTGATGTATCAAATATGGACTAGAAGTGTTACAAGCACATGTTCTTGCAGATTGAAATGAAGTTCTAAGAAACATCTTTTGGTAGAGCATAGAACATGAAAAAGATGAATACGTGAAATAAAATTAGTAATATTTTGAGGTCCaaaataatcatattaaaaaatcgAAGAGAAGCAATCTACAGTAAACTTATCTGGGATCCAAAAATAATCATGTTAAAACAATTGAAGAGAAACAGCCCACAGTACACTTACCTGGTCCCAAGATTTCAGAGATATCATATTTGTATCTGCAGCAAACCATGCCTCCATTCTGCATATGTACCATTGCAGCACTTCATGCGCAAGTCCATTTTGTCTACATGTCAAATAAATCCTTACATGTAACTAGTTtcatgtataaaaaaaacaacaaaacagaCTGTAGTAAAAGCTTTTGTTTGCCATACTTCAGTTCAGGATGCCTGTCCAGTATGATTGATATTGCTTGTCGAATTGACATGTCTTGACTGTATTCATCTCTCACTTTCTCAGTCTGCATGACCCAAAACAAGAATCACCAGCTTTCATACTGCAAGTATGAAGCACATagttgaaaatagtgaaaagaaaaacacataAGAAATTCAACTACCTCATTGAGAATTTTCTTGAATGCATCTCCAACTTCAACCACTGTCTGTTTAGGAACTTGCTTACCATCCTTGCCAAACAGCATGAAACTGCAAataaataatgcatatataaaaaaaagttatgaatgAAACTTAGAGAAAAGTAGGTAAAGGACTAATGAATAGCCTTAAATTAGAACTGAAACAGGAAGATTAATTCCCAACTGCTGTTTTCAGAAATATTATTCTGGAGTCTTTTAACATCTGAAGTTGAATCAAAAGTtaacatattaatatacaaTAGCTAATCCAACCTAAAACATAGGGACAAAAACTATGTTCTCAGGTACAAAAGGTTACAGTGTTACACTGCATAAGTTATCATATTATAGCAAAATTGTTGACAATCTAGTGTAGGTAACATAATTGATCGATACTGGAATTCTACATTCTGCAGAGTTTTGCTTAGATTGCATAAACAAGTGGCCACTCAGATTAAGAAAGCCCACTGGTGCATCAAACTCTTTCAATTTGCAGTTGTATGGATAGTCATTTTACCTCTCCAGATCATGGTCATACAGGACAGAATTGTCACCACTAGTACGATATAAAGTGAGGCCTAAGTGACGAATCATAGGAGCCAACGGATTCTCATTGCACACACCATGTAGCCTGACATAGTTGCAAAGTTAATAAGGCATTAATGGAGaataaatgaaaatacattTACTCAACAAACAAGTATCAAGTACACaaggaagaaaataaagaagTTCATTGTTTTTCTGTTTGAAGCCATGAAATACATCGTTATATTGTGGATAAGGGTCCAACTTGCAAGGTCCAAAATGACGCGATTTCGTAATTCACATAAACGGTGCCTTTAGTGGCGCTGTTTTTTCACACAATCGGAAAACAACACTGGTACTACAAGTAAATAATCTGTTAACTGCACATACATAATCTGTTAACCACAGGTTTATAAAATCAATAGCTTAGGTCCgtaataaaaacttgttaattttcaatcaaatatatcTTTAAACTTATACCACAATCATGACACATGTCAAACACTTAATTTATGAACCTTTAGCTTTAAGTTTATTTACCTACAGTTCACATTTAATGAACTTAGAACAATGTTCGAATTACTTGGCATGATACATTtatagttaacaaattatgtacttataaaGGCAAGTTTATGTACTTAAAATTAACAGATTATGTAGTACTTGCAAAGGTGAATGTTGATCAAAcggaagaaaaacaaaaaacaaaaaaggccacgctaatttaaacaaaacgacatcgtttttgAAGTGGTCCAcactggtccacgatataatttccGCACTGAAATAGTTAATATTATTGAGCCAGCAATGCATCAGGTCcacttaaatttttatttattaatgtatttattattttgggtaGAATGGAAAGAATCAGGTCCACTTAATAGCAGTAGATGATTCTAAATTAAAGTAGCATAATCTTCAAGTTTAAGTTGAAGCAATTTAACAATGACATGAAGAGTTTGGCTCATTTGGTGGCACAAATAATAGCATTCACTCCCTACAAGAATAAATTAAGATATTGATTCAAAACGAAAAGTACACGTAGGTATGTGGTCCGAGATAATGTATCATGCAATAAAGATATGCCTCCTGCAAATAATTATATGCAAATAGAagcaatatatttaaaatttaccaTGATGCTCCCATGTCAACTGGACAACCAAATGTGTAGTCAGTATGAATGCGCCCACCAATTCTATCTTTTGATTCCAGCAATAGCACCTGGAACATTCGATACTATGAATAATACCAAAAGAAGAACTTCGCCTGTCTGGAAGGATACTGATATATAAACTACTTACACACCTTGAAAGATGCATTCTGGAGAATACGTGCAGCAGCTATGCCTGAGATACCCCCACCAATCACAACTACTGATGGAGATGAATTATGACGGCTGCCAGTGCGGGAGGGAAATGTGCCTAGTCATCAAACAACATCCAATCAAGAGAGGCTAAATTTCATATggaaattgattttaaaaaagcAAAGAAACTTACtctataaacaaaacaaaacaaacacaaaccGCCATGCATACAAGTAGACGTTTACAGAATTACACACTAaacttctcttctttttttgttttttgtttttttgtttaatatcaTGTCATCTCTGAGAAGAATTGCTGTTGACCTATTCCATGGCTAACCAATCAGGTGTTTGAATCTGGCTCTACTGAAATTCAGTTTACCACTGGGAAACAATcatataaaaacatattcaGGAACTAATAGAATGTTTTCACATCATAGATAGCTTTACAAGTAACCaacattttaattatcttgGGAGTGTTTGCT
This portion of the Ipomoea triloba cultivar NCNSP0323 chromosome 5, ASM357664v1 genome encodes:
- the LOC116021265 gene encoding probable polyamine oxidase 4, which produces MDLKDHSSFTSYLLDGTFPSRTGSRHNSSPSVVVIGGGISGIAAARILQNASFKVLLLESKDRIGGRIHTDYTFGCPVDMGASWLHGVCNENPLAPMIRHLGLTLYRTSGDNSVLYDHDLESFMLFGKDGKQVPKQTVVEVGDAFKKILNETEKVRDEYSQDMSIRQAISIILDRHPELKQNGLAHEVLQWYICRMEAWFAADTNMISLKSWDQEQVLSGGHGLMVQGYYPLMKALAKDIDIRLNHRVKRITNGYNKVMVTVEDGRIFVADAAIVTVPIGVLKANLIEFEPKLPEWKVSAITDLGVGNENKIALQFDNVFWPNVELLGVVASTSYACGYFLNLHKATGNPVLVYMAAGSLADDLEKLSDEALVDFVMLQLKKMFPNATNPVQYLVSRWGTDPDILGCYSYDAVGKPMDIYDKLRAPIGNLFFGGEAVSMDHQGSVHGAYSAGVLAAENCRHHLIKKLGSLEMIQLVSSREEFLEAAAVVPLQISRM